The Desulfonatronospira thiodismutans ASO3-1 DNA window AAACTTGACGTAATCTTTAGATTGTGAAGGTGGGTGTGAAAGTGATTAGAATTAACTGCTTGTTATCATTGTATATTTGAGGAAGTTTTTATCGAATGTCAATTTTATCAAAAGTTGGCATTTAGTCCTGTTCCCCTGCCACCTAATAATTCTCCTTGCCTACCTGAAGACTATGCCTTATTCTTCCCTTATGAGTGATACAAGCAAATACCACGATCACACTTTCAGGGCGATACTGGGACGAGAACCCGTGGCAAGGGATTTCGTAAGGTATCATCTGCCGGAAGAGATAACCAGGGACATGAACCTGGATACTGTCAAGGTGTCCTCCAGGTCATATGTCAGCGACAATCTCAAGGAGAGCATGACCGATATCGTGATCACCCTGCAGCTCAATACTGGAGAGCCCGCTGAAATATACATATTGGTAGAGCACAAGAGTGATCTGGATGCCTGGACCAAGATCCAGCTATTCAAATACATGAACGAAGTCTGGCAGAGCTTTATCCAGAAGAAAACCGGAACTCTGCCGATCATAATTCCTTTGGTTTTTTATCACGGAACAGCCAGGTGGAATTATAGCCTGGAGTTTTCTGACCTCTTTAATCTACCGTCTGAGCATTACAGGAAATATATTCCGAATTTTGAACATCTCCTGCATGAAGTCCCGGAAATCAATAAGAAGAAGGCCAAGACCTCCATTACCCTTGAGGTTTTTCACCAGGTCCTTGAATACATATTTTATCCGGAAAAAAGAGATCAGATATATGAAGCTTTAGAGCTGTTGTTTAAAGGTTTGGATGCCAAAGAGGCTCATGAAATCTTTGCAATTTTGATCAAGTATTTGCTTATAGCCACAGATGAAACGCCCGAAGAGGCAGAAGAGAAGGTCAAACATCTTCCCAAAGGAGGAGAAACCGTGAGAACCACAGCAGAAGTATTGGAAGAACGAGGTTACAATAAGGCCATTAAGGAAAAACCTATATGGGAAAGACAGGCAGAGCTAAAAAACGCTAAAGAAACCCTCATAGATGTAGCCACAGAAGCATACGGTCCCTTACCTGGCTCACTCTACGAGAAAATCAAGTCCATTCAATCTCTGGAGAACTTAAGGGCTCTAAACAGAAAAGTGATCAGAACCCAGTCCCTCGAAGAATTTACCGAACTCGTAAACAGAGCAGCAC harbors:
- a CDS encoding Rpn family recombination-promoting nuclease/putative transposase, which produces MSDTSKYHDHTFRAILGREPVARDFVRYHLPEEITRDMNLDTVKVSSRSYVSDNLKESMTDIVITLQLNTGEPAEIYILVEHKSDLDAWTKIQLFKYMNEVWQSFIQKKTGTLPIIIPLVFYHGTARWNYSLEFSDLFNLPSEHYRKYIPNFEHLLHEVPEINKKKAKTSITLEVFHQVLEYIFYPEKRDQIYEALELLFKGLDAKEAHEIFAILIKYLLIATDETPEEAEEKVKHLPKGGETVRTTAEVLEERGYNKAIKEKPIWERQAELKNAKETLIDVATEAYGPLPGSLYEKIKSIQSLENLRALNRKVIRTQSLEEFTELVNRAAQN